The proteins below come from a single uncultured Dethiosulfovibrio sp. genomic window:
- a CDS encoding methyl-accepting chemotaxis protein, which produces MRTLKGRLIAVFVMVGLLGLGTLGLIAINRSGIALTAAAEKEGIALTEAVSRMVDSYVKAEMGAVALMSSAPEIRSLDWERQKAHLESLDISSTGIQELWIVEPNGNARYMDGTVLDLGNQAYIKQAFSSGKPVLSDPLRSQKTGEMVVVVATPVFAEGTSKPGALLCGRIPLNDLKAALADFEWGETGYVFVLDKKGIVVIHPNNDFQGTLDASRESKLIPKVLANIVKKGISGAKGIDHYPFEGRDKLAAFCPAPMTGWLVFTSAYQDEFIVPVVKMRNTILMITAGLIILIALISFFIAKSIARPVEKAVAAMKQIATGDLNISIDDRSSIKEMVELRQAIDSMTEQVSSAMTTVSDSAKTVLDRSQDVNAAIEEANATADQVLAMTVKGNEMAQATASTLEQTNASLAEVAEGAQSGALNAVHVGESAEASSHEAESGSKALDAMVDVIKEVSRSGQQVGEAIRSLDSSVDSIGQFVTAITTIADQTNLLALNAAIEAARAGEHGRGFAVVAEEVRKLAEESNRAAQNVGTLIEEIINRTKTAAKDQERSSSLIDDLVNRTDRTKETFAQVVERMNSITENVQSIAAAAEEQSASTQEMASGVDHISANTKQIAGALKSITTGMTETEAAFDLMARSAEDLVALSNDMERAVDHFKLKKKGSILPQVRS; this is translated from the coding sequence ATGAGGACTCTTAAAGGAAGGCTTATAGCGGTATTCGTGATGGTAGGTCTTTTAGGACTTGGGACTTTGGGGTTGATAGCTATAAACCGCTCAGGGATCGCCCTGACTGCGGCAGCGGAGAAAGAGGGTATCGCCCTGACCGAGGCGGTCAGCAGGATGGTGGACAGCTACGTAAAAGCGGAGATGGGTGCGGTAGCCCTAATGTCGTCGGCCCCGGAGATTCGCTCTCTCGACTGGGAGAGGCAAAAAGCCCACCTAGAGAGCCTGGACATCTCATCCACAGGGATACAGGAGCTGTGGATCGTAGAACCCAACGGTAACGCCCGTTATATGGACGGCACCGTACTGGACCTGGGAAATCAAGCTTATATAAAACAGGCATTCTCTTCAGGTAAGCCGGTCCTCAGCGACCCTTTGAGATCCCAAAAGACAGGAGAGATGGTGGTGGTGGTGGCCACCCCCGTGTTTGCCGAAGGAACGTCAAAGCCTGGGGCACTACTTTGCGGAAGAATTCCCCTAAACGACCTCAAAGCTGCTCTGGCAGACTTTGAGTGGGGAGAGACAGGTTACGTTTTCGTTCTCGACAAAAAGGGAATCGTCGTCATTCACCCTAACAACGACTTCCAAGGGACCCTGGACGCATCGAGGGAAAGCAAACTGATACCTAAGGTGCTGGCAAATATAGTCAAAAAGGGCATATCAGGAGCCAAGGGCATCGACCACTACCCCTTCGAGGGAAGGGACAAGCTAGCGGCCTTCTGCCCCGCACCTATGACGGGTTGGCTGGTGTTTACGTCGGCATATCAGGACGAGTTTATCGTCCCAGTTGTCAAAATGAGAAACACCATTCTCATGATCACAGCGGGACTAATAATCCTGATCGCGCTGATTTCCTTCTTCATAGCCAAAAGCATCGCGAGGCCCGTGGAGAAGGCGGTTGCCGCCATGAAACAGATAGCCACAGGAGACCTCAACATCTCCATAGACGATAGGTCCTCCATAAAAGAGATGGTCGAGCTGAGGCAGGCCATAGACTCTATGACAGAGCAGGTTTCGTCGGCGATGACCACGGTGAGCGACAGCGCAAAAACGGTGCTCGACAGGTCCCAGGACGTCAACGCCGCCATAGAGGAGGCTAACGCCACAGCGGATCAGGTTCTCGCCATGACAGTCAAGGGCAACGAGATGGCCCAGGCCACGGCGTCCACGCTGGAACAGACCAACGCTAGCTTGGCGGAGGTCGCTGAGGGAGCCCAGTCTGGAGCGTTAAACGCCGTCCACGTAGGAGAGTCGGCGGAGGCTTCGTCCCACGAGGCAGAGAGCGGAAGCAAGGCATTGGACGCCATGGTCGATGTCATAAAAGAGGTTTCCCGTTCAGGGCAACAGGTGGGAGAGGCCATAAGAAGCCTGGATTCCTCGGTTGACTCGATCGGCCAGTTCGTCACAGCCATAACCACCATAGCGGACCAGACCAACCTCCTGGCCCTGAACGCAGCCATAGAGGCGGCCAGGGCGGGGGAACACGGAAGGGGCTTCGCCGTGGTCGCCGAGGAAGTGAGAAAGCTGGCGGAGGAGAGCAACAGGGCCGCCCAAAACGTGGGGACCCTCATAGAGGAGATCATAAACAGGACCAAGACGGCGGCCAAGGACCAGGAAAGATCCTCCAGCCTGATAGACGACTTGGTCAACAGGACCGACCGGACAAAGGAGACCTTTGCCCAGGTGGTGGAGAGGATGAACTCCATAACCGAGAACGTCCAGTCCATAGCCGCAGCCGCGGAGGAACAGTCCGCGAGCACCCAGGAGATGGCGTCAGGGGTGGACCATATATCGGCCAACACCAAGCAGATAGCCGGAGCTCTAAAATCGATAACCACCGGCATGACCGAGACTGAAGCGGCATTCGACCTTATGGCCCGCTCGGCGGAGGACCTTGTGGCCCTCAGCAACGATATGGAGAGGGCGGTCGACCATTTCAAGCTCAAGAAAAAGGGAAGTATTCTCCCTCAGGTGAGATCTTAA
- a CDS encoding methyl-accepting chemotaxis protein translates to MTIKRRFLTMGVWVLLSMVIMIGTTAFLSHVKLERRIDLAAMSTLGDTAVMVDQMLEELKGKSSAIGSQLSYLLDRGLLDDDQELSHYMVQVGATNRSSGVTGAFVGQIDGSFFTSNVDESLPEGFDPRKRAWYQGALETDGTYVTEPYMDASTGRPVITVSYPVRRSDRSIWGVFGTDILLEDLRTFAKERKIEGEGELLLLDRSGRVIEGPVGTAMGTPAQEDLSIDAFMRDGISAAIAGESGHIQTSLKGHSTRAYYRRSSNGLPMVFLYPQDSISDQVISLILSLIGIGLVGLSIAAVVMTVTYRTIVIPLRLASALAKRVAEGDLTVSRDEFFYDAPDAIGRLADSLSSMAEDLCLAMAEIREESLSSSHRSSELEKAAARASESTRSILRSVDDLDRSSGENASSIQEASAALEEIAAGAQRGADMAMKESEIATSLEKKATDEYLRIEQVVSKIEGEKRLTVRNRETLSILGDTVGQIARFVETIDGIADQTNLLALNAAIEAARAGESGRGFAVVADEVRKLAEESSKASKMISTLIHDLEKGTIECSEGAEKVSLFLEQVAQEACKSSQALNHLTSEIKIMATEGREMAALSQEQAASGEEISASVESIAQANQSNYHAVMSIREGTQDSSETADYILRSAEETAHSARKLQDLVSRFRLEQERSLVPIKGGKPSGIKRILSAATFG, encoded by the coding sequence ATGACCATCAAGAGACGTTTTTTGACCATGGGAGTATGGGTTTTACTCTCTATGGTTATCATGATAGGAACCACCGCCTTTCTCTCTCACGTCAAACTGGAGAGACGGATAGACCTGGCCGCTATGTCCACACTGGGGGACACCGCCGTTATGGTGGACCAAATGTTGGAAGAACTCAAGGGGAAAAGCTCCGCCATAGGCTCACAGCTTAGCTACCTTCTGGACCGAGGGCTATTGGACGACGATCAGGAGCTATCCCATTATATGGTTCAGGTAGGGGCGACGAATAGATCCTCCGGGGTAACAGGGGCTTTCGTGGGGCAAATAGATGGATCGTTTTTCACGTCTAACGTAGATGAAAGTTTGCCCGAAGGCTTCGACCCGAGAAAAAGAGCTTGGTATCAGGGAGCACTGGAAACCGATGGAACTTACGTAACCGAACCCTACATGGACGCGTCAACCGGCAGACCGGTGATAACCGTATCCTATCCGGTAAGGAGGTCCGACCGGTCAATCTGGGGGGTTTTTGGGACAGACATACTTCTTGAGGACCTCAGGACCTTCGCAAAGGAGAGGAAGATCGAAGGAGAGGGAGAGCTTCTGTTGTTGGACAGATCGGGCAGGGTGATAGAGGGCCCTGTCGGAACGGCAATGGGAACCCCCGCTCAGGAGGACCTCTCTATCGACGCTTTCATGAGAGACGGAATCTCCGCCGCTATCGCCGGAGAATCAGGGCATATCCAGACCTCCTTGAAGGGACACTCTACAAGGGCTTACTACAGAAGAAGCTCCAACGGACTGCCGATGGTGTTCCTCTACCCTCAGGATTCCATATCTGACCAGGTTATCTCCCTGATCCTATCTCTCATTGGAATCGGCTTAGTCGGTTTATCTATAGCGGCGGTGGTGATGACCGTGACCTACAGGACCATCGTAATCCCTCTCAGGCTAGCCTCCGCCCTGGCTAAAAGGGTCGCTGAAGGGGATTTGACCGTCAGCAGAGACGAATTTTTCTACGACGCTCCCGACGCCATCGGTCGTCTGGCGGACTCTCTGTCCTCTATGGCCGAAGACCTCTGTCTAGCCATGGCGGAGATAAGGGAGGAAAGTCTGTCCTCCAGCCACCGGTCCTCGGAACTGGAGAAAGCGGCAGCTAGGGCATCGGAAAGCACTCGATCTATCCTGAGATCCGTCGACGACCTCGACAGAAGCTCCGGCGAGAACGCCTCCTCCATCCAGGAGGCATCGGCAGCCCTGGAGGAAATCGCCGCCGGTGCCCAAAGGGGAGCGGACATGGCGATGAAAGAGTCGGAGATAGCCACCTCTTTGGAGAAAAAAGCCACCGACGAATACCTTAGGATTGAGCAGGTAGTATCGAAAATAGAGGGAGAAAAAAGGCTTACCGTTAGAAACAGAGAAACCCTATCGATTCTGGGGGACACGGTGGGACAAATAGCCCGGTTTGTCGAGACCATCGACGGTATCGCCGACCAGACTAACCTATTGGCCCTGAACGCCGCTATAGAGGCGGCAAGGGCTGGTGAATCGGGAAGAGGTTTCGCCGTCGTCGCAGACGAGGTCAGGAAACTGGCGGAGGAATCGAGCAAAGCCTCCAAGATGATATCCACCCTGATACATGACCTGGAAAAAGGGACCATCGAGTGCAGCGAGGGGGCGGAAAAAGTCTCTCTTTTCCTGGAACAGGTGGCCCAGGAGGCCTGCAAATCGTCTCAGGCCCTCAACCATCTCACGTCGGAGATAAAAATCATGGCCACAGAGGGAAGGGAGATGGCCGCCCTCTCCCAGGAACAGGCGGCATCGGGAGAGGAGATATCCGCATCGGTGGAATCTATAGCCCAGGCCAATCAATCGAACTACCACGCCGTCATGTCCATCAGAGAGGGGACACAGGACAGCTCGGAGACCGCGGACTACATACTGAGGTCCGCAGAGGAAACCGCTCATTCCGCACGGAAGCTCCAGGACCTGGTGTCCCGGTTCCGATTGGAACAGGAGAGATCCCTTGTCCCTATCAAAGGAGGGAAACCATCAGGCATCAAAAGGATACTCAGCGCCGCCACATTCGGCTAG
- a CDS encoding AbrB family transcriptional regulator, with protein MAVIWMAVGLGGFLGHAMRIPSGIMVGGMIAGLAVKIAFLPGMEGSRWLSVVSQLLVAGAIVFNSDVSSVKALPSMIPVALGYSVIMLGLGVTVALILSRFFGMDILTSLFAASPGGLSGLGLAATESEANAPLALMFHVSRITLVLITVPAIAKYLSR; from the coding sequence ATGGCTGTAATATGGATGGCCGTCGGATTAGGCGGCTTTTTAGGACATGCGATGAGAATACCGTCGGGTATAATGGTAGGCGGCATGATAGCAGGTCTTGCGGTAAAGATCGCCTTTCTGCCGGGCATGGAGGGAAGCCGCTGGCTCAGCGTGGTATCCCAGCTTTTAGTTGCTGGAGCCATCGTCTTTAACTCCGACGTGAGCTCAGTAAAGGCACTTCCCTCTATGATCCCCGTAGCATTAGGCTACTCGGTGATCATGCTCGGGCTGGGAGTCACGGTAGCACTTATACTATCCCGTTTTTTTGGGATGGACATACTTACCTCCCTTTTTGCCGCGTCCCCTGGAGGACTCTCAGGGCTGGGGCTAGCGGCCACCGAGAGCGAGGCCAACGCCCCTTTAGCCCTCATGTTTCACGTCTCAAGGATAACCTTGGTGCTTATAACCGTTCCAGCTATCGCAAAATACCTCAGCCGCTAG
- a CDS encoding M20/M25/M40 family metallo-hydrolase translates to MIDNQRLIKNFIELAQIMAPSGKERPVAEALIPELKKLGLQVTVDETMEKTGSDHGNIIATLPPSEGMENWKAFMAHMDTVSLPHPTRPIMKEGSVFSDGTTILGSDDRAGIAIIIEGLRTVVEKDLPHPGLEIIFTVSEENGIWGSKALDTSSLKSSMAFVLDSSTAPGAIIATAPFATALTWNVIGVAAHAGVAPEKGVNAIQAASRGISSMKIGRIDEETTANVGAIRGGHATNVVCDRVEIKAEARSLNEGKLKEQLNHMRSTMKKAVADYGASLEEKIDDKYPGFSLSKESPVVLEASRALREIGLTPKVTSTGGGSDANVLNYKGLPAVNLGIGYQRAHSNEEHISIESIETMARATLNMMTKD, encoded by the coding sequence ATGATAGACAACCAGAGATTGATCAAGAACTTTATCGAACTAGCTCAGATAATGGCTCCATCGGGAAAGGAGCGTCCTGTGGCGGAGGCTCTCATCCCGGAGCTCAAAAAACTCGGCCTCCAGGTCACCGTCGACGAGACGATGGAAAAAACCGGAAGCGATCACGGCAACATAATAGCCACCCTTCCGCCTTCGGAGGGAATGGAAAACTGGAAGGCTTTTATGGCCCACATGGACACAGTCTCCCTTCCCCACCCCACTAGGCCGATAATGAAGGAAGGCTCGGTCTTCTCCGACGGCACCACCATCCTCGGATCGGACGACAGAGCGGGCATCGCCATAATAATAGAGGGCCTCAGGACGGTGGTGGAGAAGGACCTACCCCACCCTGGGCTTGAGATAATATTCACCGTATCCGAGGAAAACGGCATATGGGGCTCTAAAGCCCTGGACACATCGAGCCTCAAATCATCGATGGCCTTCGTCCTGGACAGCTCTACCGCCCCAGGAGCTATCATAGCGACCGCACCTTTCGCCACGGCGCTGACATGGAACGTAATAGGCGTAGCCGCCCACGCCGGAGTGGCCCCGGAAAAAGGGGTCAACGCCATCCAAGCCGCCTCTCGAGGCATATCCTCGATGAAAATAGGCCGAATTGACGAGGAGACCACCGCCAACGTAGGAGCCATCAGAGGGGGACACGCCACAAACGTGGTATGCGACAGGGTGGAGATAAAGGCGGAGGCCAGATCGCTGAACGAAGGCAAGCTTAAAGAGCAGCTCAACCACATGAGGAGCACCATGAAAAAGGCGGTCGCCGATTACGGAGCCAGCCTGGAGGAGAAAATCGACGATAAGTACCCTGGATTCTCCCTGAGCAAAGAATCTCCCGTCGTCCTAGAGGCCTCCAGAGCTCTCAGGGAAATAGGGCTTACCCCTAAGGTCACCTCCACAGGAGGCGGTAGCGACGCCAACGTACTCAACTACAAAGGGTTACCTGCGGTAAACCTGGGTATAGGCTATCAAAGGGCTCACTCCAACGAGGAGCATATCTCCATAGAGAGCATAGAGACCATGGCCAGAGCCACGCTGAACATGATGACCAAAGACTAA
- a CDS encoding AsmA-like C-terminal region-containing protein, producing the protein MKKKTLIPALVLVALISLGTGATILPWGGGFLKKGFIEGLGSLGAISGDIGAIGGNPVRGYDISDLSLNDLEGNLILKASKVGFSLDLKALLSKKIRLDRVYIEEVVLDEGRLADLRPSERTHRTVEVEVGEIALSDISALSGRWSLLSATVSQDSGVWSGAFSSKVKGIPVEGEIKVKVEEDRVSLLSASVLGLGGKAQISGPLYPALGLFGSLKGLSIGDISGLFSSKPLAHGTVGLEFRLSGSMDNPVGLGDIALENGGVGRFEVPGLKGNWSYGNSKLVLSNWRGSASGTTISGDMTLIMGEVISLSAALEAADLDLKSLFGDDPRAKDLSGNIGALSLELKGPVDRLDARFSLEKGNILYDGMKISALEGKGDMKAGALALDLSASVLGGTAGVKGQVDIAKNDLSLTVAFRNVDADGLLAFTGVKDQDLSGALNGDFKVTGKIDDPQFSGFVASSSLKGYGMVLDSPEGSFRYGNGQVEISKLSVNIGKGRIFGKGTVKVDGMAVSLQGDLAGITGEGLTAAFPDLAGLGLSGVLGGSWSYSSRGSAFGTVNLGLSSQSFSLAEAFPLKNLSAQALIDGKKVEVKKLSAGLYGGSLSMSGSVPMADSGAMSFKGTLASVDGAQLMKAVGTEGSGRIDGSFQLSGSPSKPHLDLDIGSQKLQLSGLALDGLRFTLKTEKDRLVSSLKGSLAGVPLIGGGWVRLPSGKDKGAVDLEASVDGLDIKSLLPKGVEIGGTVSTKLHLLGPLGKTKLYAKGSAPRLQVGNTAFMGVELGGYLGQGDVVSFDGSSQFGDRRINVSCDLKPSDKGWSLGFNAHGKDVNLYSLASGLEGVVEGRVDVAMKGSWTGGALSASGKVASKELTSSGVSIKSVSLPITVKGTSLRVKGGKAVLYGGPGTLDLDVDLTKNTWKGRAEVKSADLKPLVADAASLPGTVSGTIDLRLDMSGVAGRAFLVDITGFLKGRAIEFSQFEVLKGVTKGKPFKVRDLSANFNLDGQELYILPGSRASAWPGDEVYRYLEASGSIRSASSQQKQDPLDLSCGGEVNLNALNAFLGAMRTLFKANILEGIKDPRVLATDLLSGIIGGYSSQEFRDISLHVGGSVESPVISKLKISDKQGLGIGAGGMPSSPGEPKIRIKIDIPTGEGGGHDVDAGDQVKKQLMEGLLKQVVGGSE; encoded by the coding sequence ATGAAGAAAAAGACGCTAATTCCGGCCCTTGTGCTGGTGGCGCTCATATCGTTGGGGACAGGAGCGACCATACTGCCCTGGGGAGGGGGATTCCTTAAAAAGGGATTCATCGAGGGGCTAGGATCCCTTGGAGCGATCTCCGGCGATATAGGCGCTATAGGAGGAAATCCTGTAAGAGGCTACGATATAAGCGATCTGTCTCTGAATGATCTTGAGGGTAATTTGATTCTTAAGGCATCTAAGGTCGGTTTTTCCCTCGACTTGAAAGCCTTGCTCTCGAAGAAGATCCGGCTTGATAGGGTTTACATCGAGGAGGTTGTCCTTGACGAAGGCAGGTTGGCTGATCTGAGGCCGTCGGAGCGGACTCACAGAACCGTTGAGGTCGAGGTGGGGGAGATCGCTCTTTCCGATATCTCCGCTCTAAGCGGTCGATGGTCCCTTCTCTCCGCGACTGTATCCCAGGACAGCGGTGTATGGTCTGGGGCTTTTTCATCGAAGGTTAAAGGCATTCCTGTGGAGGGAGAGATAAAAGTCAAAGTCGAGGAGGACCGGGTATCCCTCTTGTCCGCCTCGGTCTTAGGTCTCGGAGGGAAGGCACAGATATCCGGTCCTCTCTATCCCGCTTTGGGACTCTTCGGTAGCCTGAAAGGGCTATCCATAGGGGATATCTCTGGATTGTTTTCCTCTAAACCATTAGCCCACGGCACGGTGGGGCTGGAGTTTCGGCTTTCCGGGAGTATGGATAACCCCGTTGGACTGGGAGATATCGCCCTGGAGAACGGCGGCGTAGGCCGTTTTGAGGTTCCTGGGCTGAAGGGAAACTGGAGCTACGGAAACTCCAAGCTCGTTTTATCCAACTGGCGAGGGTCCGCTTCCGGCACCACTATATCCGGCGACATGACTTTGATCATGGGTGAGGTGATATCCCTGTCCGCCGCACTGGAGGCCGCTGATCTTGATCTAAAATCTCTGTTCGGAGACGATCCCAGGGCCAAGGACCTATCGGGCAATATAGGTGCCCTGTCTTTAGAGCTAAAAGGGCCTGTAGATCGGCTGGACGCTCGGTTTTCCCTGGAGAAGGGAAACATACTCTACGATGGAATGAAAATCTCCGCCCTGGAGGGCAAGGGAGACATGAAAGCGGGGGCTCTGGCTCTCGATCTGTCGGCCTCGGTTTTAGGGGGAACCGCAGGGGTTAAAGGTCAGGTGGACATAGCTAAAAACGACTTAAGCTTGACCGTAGCCTTTAGAAACGTCGATGCGGATGGGCTCTTGGCCTTCACAGGTGTGAAGGATCAGGATCTCAGCGGTGCTTTGAACGGCGACTTTAAAGTTACGGGAAAAATCGACGATCCTCAGTTTTCCGGTTTTGTGGCGTCGTCCTCCTTAAAGGGTTATGGAATGGTTCTGGATTCACCGGAAGGCTCTTTCCGCTACGGAAACGGTCAGGTGGAGATCTCAAAGTTATCCGTAAATATAGGCAAAGGGAGGATCTTCGGGAAAGGGACCGTTAAGGTCGATGGCATGGCGGTCTCTCTTCAGGGAGATCTTGCCGGTATTACCGGTGAAGGCCTTACAGCTGCGTTCCCCGATTTGGCCGGACTGGGGCTGTCAGGGGTTTTAGGAGGATCCTGGAGCTATTCCTCCAGAGGATCGGCCTTTGGGACCGTCAATTTGGGGCTTTCCTCCCAGTCCTTCTCTCTGGCCGAGGCCTTCCCTCTGAAAAACCTTTCCGCACAGGCCCTGATCGACGGGAAAAAGGTTGAGGTCAAAAAGCTCTCCGCAGGGCTCTACGGCGGTTCTCTTTCCATGTCTGGATCGGTCCCTATGGCCGACTCAGGGGCTATGAGCTTTAAAGGCACACTCGCCTCCGTCGACGGTGCTCAGTTGATGAAGGCCGTAGGGACCGAGGGAAGCGGGAGGATCGATGGATCCTTTCAGCTTTCAGGATCTCCCTCTAAACCCCATCTCGATCTGGATATAGGTTCCCAGAAGCTCCAGCTATCGGGACTCGCTCTGGACGGTCTGAGATTTACCCTCAAGACCGAGAAGGATCGCCTCGTTTCCTCCTTAAAAGGGTCTTTGGCAGGTGTCCCTCTGATCGGGGGAGGTTGGGTAAGGCTGCCATCGGGCAAGGATAAAGGGGCTGTCGATCTGGAGGCCTCGGTGGACGGGCTGGACATAAAGAGCCTTCTCCCTAAAGGCGTCGAGATAGGTGGCACCGTCTCCACTAAGCTCCATCTCCTAGGGCCTCTGGGAAAGACAAAACTCTACGCCAAAGGCTCTGCCCCTAGGTTACAGGTAGGGAATACGGCGTTTATGGGAGTCGAACTGGGGGGGTATCTCGGCCAGGGAGACGTGGTCTCCTTCGACGGATCCAGCCAGTTTGGCGACCGGCGGATCAACGTTTCCTGTGACCTAAAACCCTCCGATAAAGGGTGGAGTCTGGGCTTTAACGCCCACGGGAAGGACGTCAATCTCTACTCCCTGGCCTCCGGCCTGGAGGGGGTAGTTGAAGGCAGAGTAGACGTAGCGATGAAAGGCAGCTGGACCGGAGGGGCTCTGTCCGCCTCGGGAAAGGTCGCATCAAAGGAACTCACCTCCAGCGGGGTGAGTATAAAGTCGGTGTCTCTCCCGATCACCGTAAAGGGAACCTCCCTCAGGGTTAAAGGGGGCAAGGCGGTTCTCTACGGAGGACCGGGAACTCTCGATCTGGACGTAGATCTCACGAAGAATACCTGGAAAGGCAGGGCGGAGGTCAAAAGCGCTGACCTCAAACCTCTGGTCGCCGACGCAGCGTCCCTTCCAGGGACGGTCTCCGGAACCATTGACCTCAGGCTCGATATGTCCGGCGTAGCGGGAAGGGCTTTCCTGGTGGACATAACCGGATTTCTAAAGGGAAGAGCTATAGAGTTCTCCCAGTTTGAGGTCCTAAAAGGGGTAACCAAGGGCAAGCCTTTCAAGGTCAGAGATCTGTCGGCCAACTTTAACCTCGATGGTCAGGAGCTCTACATCCTTCCGGGTAGCAGGGCTTCCGCCTGGCCGGGAGACGAAGTGTATCGCTACCTTGAGGCCAGCGGCTCCATAAGGAGCGCTTCATCTCAACAGAAGCAGGATCCTCTGGATCTTTCCTGCGGAGGAGAGGTAAACCTCAACGCCCTCAACGCTTTTCTTGGGGCCATGAGAACCCTATTTAAGGCCAATATCCTGGAGGGAATCAAAGATCCCCGGGTTCTGGCGACGGACCTACTGTCGGGGATAATAGGGGGTTACTCGTCTCAGGAGTTCAGGGATATAAGCCTCCACGTAGGGGGCAGTGTGGAAAGTCCCGTTATATCCAAGCTTAAGATAAGCGATAAACAGGGGTTAGGCATAGGTGCAGGTGGTATGCCATCCTCCCCTGGAGAGCCTAAAATAAGGATAAAGATAGACATTCCCACCGGTGAGGGCGGTGGTCATGATGTCGATGCTGGGGATCAGGTCAAGAAACAGCTTATGGAAGGCCTGTTGAAGCAGGTCGTAGGCGGATCAGAGTAA